Part of the Halomarina litorea genome is shown below.
TCGGCCGGCCGCTCGCTCACTCCTCGTCGTCGATGTCGATGACCGTTCCGTCGTCGCCACCAGTGTCGGTACCGGCGTCGGCGAAGGACTCCGCGTCCATCTCCTCCAGCGTCTCGGCGACCGACGCCGAGTCGACGTTGTCGACGACGGCTTCGACGAGGTTCGCCCCGACTCGGCCGGCGAGTTCTCGACCGACGAGGCCGGTGACGCCGCCGCCGGTCACCCGGTCGGCGAGTTCGCGGGCGACGATGCGGCCCGCGGGGCCGCCGAGGGCCGCCCGGAGTCGCTCCTCGTCTATCGCCTCGGTGATGGGCGCGTCGCCCTGCAGTGCCTCCACGTCGATGGCCTCCAGGATGTCGGCGGCCACCTCGACGAGCGTCAGGGCGTCGAGTCCGGACTCCACGCTGTCCAGTGCGCCGCCCGCGTCGTCCGTGCCCTCGTCGCTCATCGCGACCGCCTCCGGATAGTCAGGTTCGTCATGGCCGGGGATTGCGCCGGCGGACGGATGGGAGCGTGGCTTGCGAGGGGACGGCCCGTCCTCGCGACCCGTCCGTCCCCCTGTCGCGCCTCCGCGGGGCGACCCCGGCAGTCGCAGGGCGTCGTCCCGGCCGTGGGTACCGTCCGCGAGCGCGGGCGGCCTGCCTCCGACGGCCGACTACTTACCGACGTACCGGGAGTGGCTCCGGGTGAGGGTTACACAGATGGCAGCATCCAACCTCGAAGAACTGTTCGAGCACGAACTCGAAGACATCTACCACGCGGAACACGAACTCCACGAGGCGCTCGGGAACCTCGCGAGTCAGGTCGAGACCGAGGAGATCCAGAGCGCCTTCGAGGAGCACCGCGAGGAGACCGAAGAGCACATCGAGCGTCTCGAGGAGGTCTTCGAGATGGTCGGCGAACCCCCCGAGAAAGAGGAGTGCGAGGGCATCCAGGGCCTCATCGAGGAACAGGAGGAGTTCGCAGAGGAGGACCCCGACACAGAGGTCCTCGAACTGTTCAACCTCGCGTCGGCCCAGAAGACCGAGCACTACGAGATAGCCGCCTACGGGAACACCACCCTGCTCGCCGCGGAACTGGGCCACGACGACGCCGCCGACCTCCTCGAGAAGAACCTCCGCGAGGAGGAGGAGACGCTCGACGAACTCTCGCAACTCGCCGAGAACTACGACTTCGAGTCGGTCGCGCGCAAGTAAGCCGCCCACCGAACCCCCACTTCTTTCGACCGTCGACCAGCCAGCGGCGGCGCTCGCCGCCGTGTGACTGTCTCACGAGCCACCGCCCCCCACGTCACCCGTCACCGGCCGACATACAAATCGCGCATATTTCACCACATACTTATGCGCCACGAGAATACACAGCGGTGAATGGGAACGCTCGATATCACGCCGCTGTCGCTGGAGGACGTCGCCCCGGAGCACCGGCCGTCGGTCGGGATGGCGCTGTTGCCCGTCCTCGCCGTCGTCCTGTTCCTCGGCGTCGGGTCCGCCGTCCTCGGACTCGACCCGCACGTCCCCCTGCTGTGGAGCATCGTCGCCGTGGGACTGCTGGCGCGCTACGGACTCGACCGGTCGTGGGAGGCCATCGGCGACGGCCTCGCGCGCGGGTTGCTGATGGGCCGGCAGGCGCTGTTCATCATCTTCGTCATCTACGCGCTCATCGCGACGTGGGTCAGTGCGGGCACCATCCCCGCGCTGATGTACTACGGGCTGGAACTACTGAGTCCGGCGGTGTACTTGCCCGTCGCGGCCCTGCTGGCGTTCACCGTCGCCTTCTCCATCGGGTCGTCGTGGACGACGGTGGGCACCCTCGGCGTCGCGTTCGTCGGCATCGGGGCGGGCCTCGGCATCCCCGCGCCGATGACCGTCGGCGCG
Proteins encoded:
- a CDS encoding DUF892 family protein; translated protein: MAASNLEELFEHELEDIYHAEHELHEALGNLASQVETEEIQSAFEEHREETEEHIERLEEVFEMVGEPPEKEECEGIQGLIEEQEEFAEEDPDTEVLELFNLASAQKTEHYEIAAYGNTTLLAAELGHDDAADLLEKNLREEEETLDELSQLAENYDFESVARK